From Rhodamnia argentea isolate NSW1041297 chromosome 10, ASM2092103v1, whole genome shotgun sequence, a single genomic window includes:
- the LOC115730342 gene encoding glutathione S-transferase L3-like — MAPPRSAVVENLPPPLNSSAEQLPLFDGTTKLYTCYTCPFAQRVWITRNCKGLQDEIKLVPLNLQDMPAWYKEKVYPMNKVPALEDNGEIVGDSLHLIKYVDSNFEGPSLFPDDPKKRQLGRQLWSYVDKFMNIVYTSFYGEGPKECGSAFDHLEGALRKFEDGPFFLGQFSRVDIAYIPFVERFQVYLSEVWKYDITASRPKLAAWIEEMNKIDAYKQTKTDPIELVEHYKMRFTGRESGGKEKFAEEETH, encoded by the exons ATGGCTCCTCC TCGCAGTGCCGTGGTAGAGAACTTGCCTCCTCCGTTGAACTCCAGCGCCGAGCAACTTCCTCTTTTCGATGGAACAACGAA GTTGTACACCTGTTACACATGCCCATTTGCTCAGCGCGTGTGGATCACGAGGAACTGTAAG GGACTCCAGGACGAGATTAAATTAGTTCCTCTTAATCTTCAAGACATGCCTGCTTGGTACAAGGAGAAAGTCTACCCCATGAATAAG GTCCCGGCGTTGGAGGACAACGGGGAAATCGTCGGAGATAGCCTACACCTCATCAAATACGTGGACAGCAACTTTGAAGGGCCTTCTCTTTTCCCTGAT GATCCTAAAAAGAGGCAGCTTGGTCGTCAACTGTGGTCGTATGTTGATAAATTCATGAACATAGTCTACACTTCATTCTATGGAGAAGGACCGAAAGAATGTG GCTCTGCTTTCGATCATTTGGAGGGTGCTCTTCGCAAATTTGAGGATGGACCATTCTTTCTCGGACAGTTCAGTAGG GTGGACATTGCTTACATCCCATTTGTTGAAAGATTCCAAGTCTACTTATCTGAAGTGTGGAAGTATGACATCACTGCTAGCAGACCTAAGCTAGCAGCATGGATTGAG GAAATGAACAAGATCGATGCTTACAAGCAGACAAAGACTGATCCTATAGAACTTGTAGAACACTACAAGATGCGCTTCACT